The DNA sequence TTATAAGAGCAATAAGCCTAAAATTTATAAATATTTTTCATTTCCCACACCGGAGGGAACCATTTCCGATGGTATCATAGGGGAAAAGAAAGCAGATTTCAGCCGTTTGTTAAGAGGCGGACTCAGAAGTAATGGAATTACGACGGATAAGGTAGTTTTTGCAGTAAGTGCAGGAAGTATTGCAAGTCGTGAAGTTGCAATTCCTATTGTAAAGGAAAATAAGATTCAGAATGTGTTGCTTGCAAATTCTTCCGAATATTTCCCGGTAGATTTATCACAATATCAGTTGGCATACCGGTTGTTGGAAAAAGATGATGAGAATAAACAGTTAAAGCTTCAAGTCTATGCGATTCCAAAGAAACTGGTAGAATCCTATGAGGAACTTGCGAAGGTTTGTAATCTTACCGTTCAGGCAATTGATTATGTAGGTAACAGTGTTTATCAGTTAATGCAGAAAATTGCACCAAAGGAAATGTCAATATCTGTTAAGGTAGACGAGGGATTATCCTTAATTACCATTGTAAAGGATGGTAAGGTAGAGTTACAGCGTAGCGTTGCTTATGGTATAGAAGGGGTAACGGAGTGCATCAGCGATTCTAAGATAATTGGTTACAAGCCACAGTATGAAGCTATTTTTGAATATATGAGAACGAATACCTGTGTTCATAAAAACATAGATAGAGGAAACGTAGAGGAAGAAACAGCAGAGAGTAATCCGACACTTTCCCAGCTTCGGGATGAGGCAACGGAGTCCTTACGATATCTTGTTGGAAACATTTCCAGAGTTTTGGATTATTATACTTCAAGAAATAGTGGCGTTGCGATTTCTCAGATTTCTCTTTTGGGAATTGGTGCGGAGTGTATGGGATTAAAGGAGTTATTGAGCAATGAATTAGGTGTTACAGTAACTACGGAAACCATGTTTGACCAGAGTATTCCGGAGGGAGCTGCAAATTATCTGGCATGTGTTGGAGCAGTGTTGAATCCTCTTGACATTGCGAAAGAAGTAAATGCTAAGAAAGGGCAGGAAGGTAGTGGTTCATCTGAATCATTGCAGAGTTCCCTTATTATATTCGGAGTAGGTGCGTTTGCAGCACTTTTATTGACGGTGATTCCACTGGTTCAGAATTTTAACTTGAACACGAAGAAAATTGATTTGGAAGATCGTCTGGAAGAATTGCAGCCGGCACAGGAAGCTTATGATGCATATTTACAGGCTCAAAATGAATATACCGATGCGGCAACAATGGATGCTATGGCAACAACACCAAATGATGGATTGTTAGATTTTCTGCAAGAGTTAGAGGAAAAGAGTCCTTCCAATATTACAATGGATAATATGACGGCAGGAATTACAGGAGTTACCTTAAGTCTGAAGGCAGAGAACAAGGAACAGATTGGTGATTTAATTACACAGTTAAGACAGTTTAAGTCGGTAGGTTCGGTAGAAACCAGTGGTTTTTCAGAGGAAAAGGATGATGCCGGTAATGTTAGCATTAATTGCTCTATTACTTGTACTTATGCCTTGGCAGATGGAAGTGAAGATGCCGAAAATGCAACAGAAACAGATGTAGTAGACACTACAGATACCAATAATGCAGGAGAATAGGAGGGGGACATATGACAATTTCAAAAAAAGACCAAAAACTACTCCTATGTGTAGGAGGATTATTGCTGGCATTGTTAGCATATCTTTTCGTATTTCGTAATTTTAGTGAGAAAAATAGTGATTTGCAGAAAGAAAACCAGAATCTGTCAAGCCAAGTGCAGCAGTTAGAAATTTTGGATGCCAATAAGGAACAGTATATTTCAGATACGAAGGATTTGAAGGCACAAGTGCAGGAGATGATTGACCAATACCCATCAGAGGTACGGGAAGAAAATGCAGTTATGTATGCGTATGAAATGGAAAATGAATCGGATATTCATGTAAATTCCATGACGATTACACCGGCTAATCTATTGTATACCATGGAAAAAGGATATGGTTTGTCAGTAATTACTGTAAATATGGATTATTCTGTAACATATGAGGGATTCAAAGATATTATAGACTTTATCCGTACGGATAGAGACAAACGTAACGTGGAGAGTATTTCTCTTTCTTATGATTCCGAGACAGGCAATCTGTTGGGAACCATGGTTGTAAATTTATTTGAGTTACAGGGAATTGATAAGGAATACGAAGCTCCTTACATTCCATCTATGCCGAGAGGAAATAACAATCCATTTGGAACAACGGGAGTAAGTCAGGAAAATCAGGAAGAGGCTGCGCAGAATGAAGAGCAGAACGAAGATTAAAAATGATAAAAAAAAGAATAATGGTGGATATACACTGGTAGAGATATTGGCGGCAGTAGCTATTCTGGTCATTGTTGTAATACCGCTTCTTCATAGTTTTGTTTCGATAGCAAGACTGAATGGAAAGGCGAAAAATGAGCAGGAAGCTACAGCAGTGGCTCAAAATCTGATGGAAAACATTAAGGCGGCACCTATGGAAGTGTTGCTTGCCTCATCAGAGACGTACAAGGATGAAGCTGGAAATGTCATCGAGGATGAAGACGGAAATCCGAAGATGAAAGTACAGGTAGTGCCAAGTGAGTCGAATCCGGGGGAATATATGATTTATTATAATCAGTGTGATTTCAATGGAAGGACATATCGTGCAGTGGCTAAATTGGATGCTACGACCTACCGGAAGGAAGAGGAAACAGAAGAAGATTTATATAATGATGTAGGGCTTGCAGATATTACTACCATGAGCAATAAGTCGGATGCATTTTATGTACAGGATATTGCAGGAGATACAGAGGCGGCAAGACATTTTGGAACGGAAAGTATAGTATATCCTGCAATGCATAGAGATATTACAGTGGACATTGATAAAAGTGCCACAGGCAAGGCAACAGTTCATATCAATGTAAAATATGAGTACAACGGAGTTTCTTATACGAATGTTGAGAATGTCTGCGTTTATTCTAATTCTGGTGGAACAGAGCTAGAAAATGTATATCTTTTCTTTCAGCCAATGTATACAAGTAACGGAGGAGCGGCAAAGGAGAGTATCCATGTGAATAACAATGCAAGTCTTCCGGTGGATGTATATCTGGTAAAGCAGAATTATGACAGTACTACGGAGGTACAAGAACGTAATTACCGTGTAGATGTAGATATCAATGAAACGAATCGAACAGAATTCACCCAAGACGGTAGTTATTATGTATTGACGAATCTTCAGACGAATCTGGATAAAAGCCGGAATCAGATGAAGCTTACTTATGGTGGGTTTTCAAGGCAGACAATCGGAGGAAAGTCTTATACAGCAGAGGAATTACTGGGAATTGATACAGATTCGTCTTTGGTAAAGGAAATAAAAAAGGACAGATTATATACGGTTGAGATTTCAGTTTATAGAGTAGAGGATGATACTTATGGTGACGCGTTGGTTACACTTACCGGAACGAAAGAAGAATAATAAAGGTTCCATGCTTATTATGGTGATTATGATTGTAGCCATAATTGGTATTTTAGTTACAATTTTGTATGGAATGAGCCTTCTTAATTTTCAGATGAAGTATACGGATGAGACAGCGAAGAATACTTTTTATGATGCAGAAAGTGCTTTGGATGAGGTGAGAGCAGGTTTGCAGGTGGAGGTATCAGATGCAATAACCAATGCTTATATTCGCACCATGGAGTCTTATTCACAGTTGACAGAAGAAGAGAGAGATACACAGTTTAAAAGTGAATATGTACGAAATCTTCGTGAAGCCATTAGGGAGACCGGAGACAGCAGTAAATATAGTACACATCACTTGAGTGGTTATCTGGTGAAAACAAGATATGATGAGTCTACAGAAATAGGAGCCAGAATAAGCAGTTCTAATAATGCGTTACGCATTACAGAACAGGGAATAATTTTGGAAGATGTGGAAGTAACTTATTATGGTGTTCAGGACTATGTGTCTTATATTAAGACAGATATTGTGCTGAATTTCCCGGAAATCGATTTTACACAGGCAGCTTCTATACCGAAACTTACTACATATTCCATGATTGCCAATACACAGTTTAGCGCAACTGGAACAAAGGCAGATGTTGAAGGAAATGTATACTGGGGAAAGAGTGGAAGTAATGGTGGAACTGTGATTGATAATTCAGATATAACATTAAAGCAGAGTGCAGATAGTACTACCAAGGCATCTCTTATCACAGGCGGAGATATCAATATAAGTAATAAAGCCTCTTTTATCGCTGATAATGTAGAGTTATGGGCGGACAACATAGAATTGGCGGGCAGTGACCTTGACATTTCCGGTGTGTCTTACTTAAAGGATGATTTGGTAGTTGCCAATAATAAGGGACTAGATGGTGCAAGGATACCAAGTGACCTTAAGATTTCCGGGGACTATTATGGTTATGGAAGTCCTGCGACGGCAGTATTGGCAGAATCAGTACAAGAGGCAGATATTGAAGCGTCACCGGCAGATTATAGTAGTGCCATATTGGTGAACGGTGCGCATACAAAGGTGGATTTGTCTGGATTGGATGCACTGATGCTGGCTGGAAGTTCCTATATTCAGACCACTGGACAAAGTGGAGCCAATGTATCAGGAATTACCAATAAGGATACGGCCATGGGAGAGTCATTGGCAATTAAAAGTAGTCAGACAGCCTACTTGGTACCTACCGGTTGTGTTGCACCGGAAAGTGAAAATGGTGGAATGAACCCGATGCCTGCAACCCAGTATAATAAGTTGGTACAGGAGATGGGAAAGGATAAGTTGGTAGATTTCAATACCGTGGTTCCGGAATATGGAGATTCCTTAAGTAGTATGGGAGTAAATAGTTATCAGCCGGCATACTATCGTTTAAATAATAATGTAAGTATGGTGTATTTATTTATGAAATTTGATACACAGGCAGATGCTAATAACTTTTTTGAACGGTATTATTCTATTGCAAAGAACAGAAGCGCCTTAGATGGTAAATTGGATGCATATACCAGTCAATTAAAATTGCCGGATCTCGATACCATGGCTGACAATACCAGATTTTATTATAATGGTAACATTCTGGTGAATGATGGAAGTACCGATAGTTTTTATATCAATAAACTTCAGTCGGTAACTTCGGAAGAACAGTCTTATTTAGCGGCTACTCAGGCGGAGTATCAAGATAGTTTTACAGCTTTAAATAAAAAATTGATTCGTGATTATACACAGCTTTCGGCAGAAGAAAAGTCGAATGATGTATATGGCAATTTGGTAAATGGATTTTCCAGTGCAGACAATAAATACAATATTCCGGCAGGAAGTAAGAAAGTATTCATATCC is a window from the Roseburia sp. 499 genome containing:
- a CDS encoding type IV pilus modification PilV family protein, which encodes MKSRTKIKNDKKKNNGGYTLVEILAAVAILVIVVIPLLHSFVSIARLNGKAKNEQEATAVAQNLMENIKAAPMEVLLASSETYKDEAGNVIEDEDGNPKMKVQVVPSESNPGEYMIYYNQCDFNGRTYRAVAKLDATTYRKEEETEEDLYNDVGLADITTMSNKSDAFYVQDIAGDTEAARHFGTESIVYPAMHRDITVDIDKSATGKATVHINVKYEYNGVSYTNVENVCVYSNSGGTELENVYLFFQPMYTSNGGAAKESIHVNNNASLPVDVYLVKQNYDSTTEVQERNYRVDVDINETNRTEFTQDGSYYVLTNLQTNLDKSRNQMKLTYGGFSRQTIGGKSYTAEELLGIDTDSSLVKEIKKDRLYTVEISVYRVEDDTYGDALVTLTGTKEE
- the pilM gene encoding pilus assembly protein PilM, which codes for MANKVLSIEIGQDLTRVIEVDYKSNKPKIYKYFSFPTPEGTISDGIIGEKKADFSRLLRGGLRSNGITTDKVVFAVSAGSIASREVAIPIVKENKIQNVLLANSSEYFPVDLSQYQLAYRLLEKDDENKQLKLQVYAIPKKLVESYEELAKVCNLTVQAIDYVGNSVYQLMQKIAPKEMSISVKVDEGLSLITIVKDGKVELQRSVAYGIEGVTECISDSKIIGYKPQYEAIFEYMRTNTCVHKNIDRGNVEEETAESNPTLSQLRDEATESLRYLVGNISRVLDYYTSRNSGVAISQISLLGIGAECMGLKELLSNELGVTVTTETMFDQSIPEGAANYLACVGAVLNPLDIAKEVNAKKGQEGSGSSESLQSSLIIFGVGAFAALLLTVIPLVQNFNLNTKKIDLEDRLEELQPAQEAYDAYLQAQNEYTDAATMDAMATTPNDGLLDFLQELEEKSPSNITMDNMTAGITGVTLSLKAENKEQIGDLITQLRQFKSVGSVETSGFSEEKDDAGNVSINCSITCTYALADGSEDAENATETDVVDTTDTNNAGE